cttacaacatacctatgaaatatctgaaacacttgaaacatgtgttttCACACATGAGGAGGCTAGGTCCGATCGAATCCAGTCGTTGGGGTTAGAGCCGGCGACGAGCGAcagcgcgcgagcaccaccagcaccagcgacggcgcgagcaccaccaccaccagcgccACCACCATTAGGCTTGGCTTGGCCAGACAGGCAACGCACGCGACAGGAGGGAGCAGGCAGCGCACGCGACGAGCagagcgagcaccaccagcattAGCGCCCGGTGCACGAGCACCACTGATGGAGAGGAAAGATGGTGGCAGGTGGGCGGCCACCGTGGCGGAGCAGTCGCGGCACGCCGCGACGGTGCTGAGAGTCTGGGACATCATGAGTGGAGGACGGGTTTCGTTCTTGAGAGTGAACAACAACCGAACAATTTCTCAATACAAAATACGAGCATAATGGAAAACACTCGTTCAACCGTTCAAGCTAACATCGCGGCCACGGCAACATCAGGCCTGACTGAGATGCAGCTAAGGCCCAGTTTTTTTTTCCGAGACGGAAAAAAGTCGCGAAGCCTATGTTTCCGTCATATAATGCTGTTGAGCCCAGCCTATTAAGAGATGGCTTCCCTCTACGTGGCCACTCAAAGGCCCAACACCTCCCGCCGCAGCCACGCAAGCCCAACCAACCCGTCCGTGATCGCCAAGAGCTGGCCCGGTGCTCGCCGAGGCGCACCGCGTCCTGGCCGGCTGGCCGTGAGCCCGTGACTCCGTGACCCTTGAACCAGCAATAACACGGTGGcgtatgaaaatatattccatgctGAATTTTAATTCTATTTACaattaatattgatatttttcaTAAACTTAGGTCAAGTTTTAAAATGATTTAACTTCACAACGACTCTACCATTCTCAAACTTAACTAAATACATAAAAAAGTTACATATAAAAAAGCGTACATCTCATGCAATATATTTTGTATAAGTAATATACTCCATCAaggaaagaatacaattctagcataATATCATGTTTTAGTATCTTAACTTTGaccaaacaaaataaaatattaatatttatgatatcaaataaatatcattagattaactacgaaatgtattttcatactaAATTGATTTGGAGCCATAAATGTAAATATCATTCGCTGAAAATTTGATCAAAGATGAACCACTTTAACCGGCACGTAAttcatagttgcattcttttttttGACAGACGGAGTATATCTAGTTGTAGATAGAAATGTTGAcactattttaaaaaaaaaaatctagttaAGCTTGGAATTGATAACAAAACGTGCATTTTTTATGGAGTGAGTATTTTTCTGAGAAACAAAGGAGACTACACAACTTTTGTAAATGTACAGGGATGCAACGATTGGGCACGTTTGAATCCATTAGTGTTGATAGGTAGCCACTAAAATAAACAGGTAGAGATCAATAGGTCTGCTAATAGACTTGCTAACTATTATCAAGTCAAAGTGCTGACAATTGGCTCATTAGTTGATACATGGGTGCTATTAAATGCTAATTTTTATAAAGTATACAATTTTAACCAACTATCTAACCACCTATTAGCTGGTGGATCCAAACAACCCTGATAGCTAATAGTTGGTAGTTTTTAGATATTATTAGTTAGCAAACTATTAGCTCAAGTGAATCCTAATCACAGCTGGGGTTTTGATCCTTTTGACTTTGTCCTTTGTCTTGAAGCAATAAAACTAGTCCTAATCCGGCAATGCAAAtcatgaaaacaaaaaaaaatcgccGAAGTGCACGCCGGTGCGAGCGGAGCAGTAACCGTCGAGGGAAGGACGACTGGGCAGCACGCGGTGAAGGACGACGGACGACCGGGACCGCAGCTGCTCTGCTCACAGGCTCACAGCTCACCTCCGGCCGGGGTGTTTggtcttcccccccccccccccccccccccctttttttttttaaGTCGTTATCTTATCGAATATTTgatatatgcatagagtattaaatatagattaattatgaaactaaatacATAAATTAAGATTAATTTactagacgaattttttaaacctaattaatttatGATTTGATAATGGTGTGCTACAGTAATCATGTtgtaatgatggattaattaagcttagTAAATTTGTCTCATGGATTactaacggattctgtaatttatttttttattagtatcaaacacTGTATGCGACACCCACGTAATATCCGATAAAACACGTCTTAAATTTTAGTCCTGAGCTAGTACAAGCCTACTCCGACAAGTCATCTGCCCTTTTCTCACGCTTTGCTTCTTCTCCCTCCAGTCACCTCTCCCGGTGGCTCTCCGCATCGTGTGCGTTGAGCTATGCCTGTCGCCGGGTCAACCGCACTACCATTTCAACCCCACCCCTGTTGCCTTGTTGGCCTGTTCAACCACGCCACGACAGCAACAACCAACTAGCGCGTGCTGCCGCACACCTCCTCCATTTGCCTATACTCTAGTATCGCTCGCCGTATATATTTCTTTCTCACGATCTCACCTCGAGCGAGAAGCATCCGGGTGGAGACAGGAAGGAAGCTCGACCGACGACCGAGgtgggggagggagagggaggccatgaagtCCAACCGAAACCTGTCGAGGGCGGAGGGGAGGAGGCTGGGGAATGTGGCACTCATAGCCTTCATGCTCGGATCCCTCCTTCTGCTCTCCCTCATCAGGGCCAAGTTTTACCCGATTGGTACGCTTATTGCCATGGCGTTTGTTTGTCGCCAGCTtcttcttgtgttcttgattgaTTCGCTTATCTGAGGGAGCTGGGCTGTGTGGGTTGGGATGCGCAGGTAAAACAGGGGACGCCATCAAAGCAGAGGAGCAGCAGGTAATGGCGAAAGAGAGCATCGAGATGGCCACCGCCCATGACGCTGCTGCAGGAGCTGGTAATTCCGAGTTCCGACTAGTTCCTGTCGCGTTTGCGTTTGCGTTTGTACCTGAATTTAAGCAACCGCGTGATTCAGTCCAAGATTGCTGCAAAACCTTTTCCCATTCGTGCTGTGCAGTTCGGGGTCAAGATTACTGCGCAGTTTCTTGAAATCTGGGACAGAAGAACGCATACACGTCCAGCGAATTACGCGGTAGCAAGCAGATCCGGTGAATTTGAGCTGATTTTTGTTTTGTCTGtcgcagaggaggaggaagaggagaccCGGTCCAAACCCACCGACTCCAGTTCAGGCATCGGCGGCCTAGGCAGCACGGCCATTGTGGCCAGCGACGGCCACGCCGAGAGGGCGAGCAAGCCGGTGTGCTACGAGTCGAGCCGGCGGTCGGACACCTGCGCGGCCGCCGGCGACGTGCGCGTGGTGGGGCGCGCCCAGACCGTCCTGGTGAGCCCGCTGGACCGGGAGTGGAAGGTGAAGCCCTACTGCCGGAAGCACGACGCGTTCGCGCTGTCCCACGTCAAGGAGTGGACGCTCCGGCCGGTGGGAAGCGAAGACGCGCCGCGGTGCACGGTGAACAGCTCGGCGACGGCGTTCGTGCTGTCGACGGGCGGGTTCACGGGCAACCTGTTCCACGACTACACGGACGTGCTGATCCCGGCGTTCATCACGGCGCGGCGGTACGCCGGCGACGTGCAGCTGCTGGTTAGCAGCTACAAGCCGTGGTGGACCACCAAGTACCTGCAGGTGCTGCAACAGCTGAGCCGGCACGAGGTGGTGGACGCGGACGCGGACACCGAGGTCCGGTGCTACCCGCGCGTGGTGGTGGGGCCGACGTTCCACCGTGAGCTAGGCGTGGACGCGTCCTCGTCGCCATCGTCCGGCGGAGTGTCCATGCCGGAGTTCCGCGCGATGCTGCGGGACGCGTTCGGGCTggagcgcgcggcggcggcgccgagcgGGGACCGGTGGGACATCCGCCGGCGCCCGCGCCTCCTCATCATCTCGCGGAGGACCTCGCGGCGGCTGCTGAACGAGCGCGCCATGGTGGACATGGCGACGAGCCTGGGGTTCGACGTGAGGACGGGGGACCCGGAGGTGAGCACGGACGTGGGTCGCTTCGCGCGGCTGGTGAACTCGGCGGACGTGATGGTGGGCGTGCACGGCGACGGTCTCACCAACATGGTGTTCCTCCCCGCGGGGGCCGTGCTGGTGCAGGTGGTGCCGTACGGCGGGCTGGAGTGGCTGGCGCGCGGCACGTTCCGGGAGCCCGCGGAAGGGATGGAGGTGCACTACCTCGAGTACGTGGTGCAGAAGGACGAGACGACGCTCACCGAGGAGTACGGCGAGGATGATCCGGTGATCAAGGACCCCGCCGCCATCCATAAGCAGGGGTGGGACGCGCTCAAGGCCGTGTACCTGGACAAGCAGAACGTCATGCCACACCTCGGCAGGCTCAAGAACACCTTCGTCCAGGCGCTCAAGCTGCTGCCCCATGGACGGCAGACCACCGACGACTGAGTACGTAgttggccgtggccgtggccaggCCTCCATCGTTCATGTTGTTTACCTGAAATTTAACTACCTTCAGCTCGAAATGGATGGGTTTAATTATACTCTAGGTAGGTAGATTAGACGGATAGGTTCGTTTTTAATGATGCTGATGGTAGATCATCATCAAATGGTAAttaatctgtttttttttttctgtcagTTTCTTCTGCTCCTTTTGCCCTTGCCCTGTAAACACGACACAATGCAAGGTTGAGTTGGTTGCGACTTTTTGTATAGATGGTGGAAGCACATTGAAAGAGGCGCATTCAGGTCCTGTTTGGTTGGAGGTGTTGGAAAGCCGCTTGGTCTGTTTGGACCAAACATACATTTGATTTTGGACGTCTAGAGTAAAGGATGGATTGCGTTGAGGGCCGAGATCCAAAGAGACCCTTGTTTTGGCCGCTCTATTTTGTTCGGCCTCTTGGTATGCTGGTGGTGTTGGTTGGAGCGACAACTAGCACAAAATGTAGTGGAATCTGGTGATAATAATAAGAATGAGCGGATTCCGTGGGAGCTTtctgcaagaacaaagcacaatgCGAGATTCTGTCAATTGGTTAGCGTCGTATATACAGTTTTGTTAACAGAAGCTCGATCGTGGATATCAAACTACTCCATCGGCTGGCTGACGAGGTCCGTGCTGTGTTGTTTTCCTGTTGCTACTATTGTTCACCGCGTGCATGACAGCACTGATAAGAcgtttgatgctgttttgttgtgagagaaaaatactatagcaTGACTAATAAGTCGGGCTAATAAATTCAAGCCAACAGGATCGAAAGAAAAACAATGTACCATGACTGATTAGCGTTATTAGCTAACCAGGACAGGAAGGAGACTCGATCGATCTGGTGGCCTGGTCAAACAGAGAGAGAGTTTTGACGAGATCGATTAAAGGCACGGTGACGACGAACTCGAGTAGCTTTTCGAGCAAGACGAATACTCCTATACAGTATTGACTAATTGGGTTGACGTGTTCGTCTCGGGAAGCAAACCATATGTAAGAACAGATAACTAATCTGCCGACGACCTGTTCGCTCAACTGCTGAAGACAAGAGATGAGAAGAGCACTTGGTCTTCTCCAAGTCCGAGTGATCTCCATATATATTCTCATCTCACGGCGTCCGATCCATCCATGCATCCACCACCATCTCTGTACGTGTACTACTTGCGTTGGCGTGGTGGTCATCATCGATTCATCATCACTGAGAAAcaagtcaagacggcggacgtgaGCTGCGGTCGGTGGTGACGAAAACCTGCACTTCTTCCTCCAACCGTCTCCAACTAACGTTCTGTCTAGGCGTACAACCCAAATAATTTGGACGACTGCTTGCGTCTCACGACTAAACACTTCTAAGTTTAGAACGTCAAATGAAATTAAAGGGCTAAACATAGACTCATTATATACACAAAGCCTAATCAATGGTGAGAGcctattttttttaataatggaaCAAAGTTCTAGCCTCTACCATCCGTGGATGATACGCAACTGATGGTTAGAGCCTATTAAAAATATTAGTTGACATTTAGTTCATTGCATCACACGGTGGACAGGCTggtcgtttcgtcgtaaacgatcgtggattatttactgccactataacacaacatacttttgccgacactctctattgtaggcaaagggcacctttgccgacagataacctcccgcgaaaagttttgccgacagtttaCAAACAGTCGTGCTAGAAGCCGTCGGCGAAACTTTTGCCGATAGTTAACAGAATCCCCGACACTTTATGTGTAGACAAATGGtctacctacgccgacagttgaaacctttgccgacagttaagacctacgcCGATAGTTAAGACCTTTGCCGACAGTTTATATGTTGGCCAAACCATTTCCAAGGTATTTTCCAAACCATACCCTGCCCAAAAAAAACTATCGGCAAAACTGCATAGATATAATTacaattaaaataatttgacaaatccacttttgctcatatatagaaggcatcacatttaacaaattcacttgatttttgtataaataatatattGGATCTTCCGTACATACAccaacttgatatatatatatatatatatatatatatatatatatatatatatatatatatatatatatatatatatatatatatatatatatatatatatatatatatatatatagcaggtcaagtgatgatcatagTGCATAGAGCCATATAGGTCCAAGATATAGATTAGTGATCAGTTACAGACAGTATAGACATAGTACAAGTCTTGTATTAATTGGTTATGACTAAAGCTAGGTGATCAATAGATCAGGACTGCAATTCATGTCGTCCTGTAGCAATTCTCAGACACTTGTTGCCACTCCAAAATACTTGAACACCAGCTTCGTGCACATATGGTTGCTGCCACTCCAAAATACTTGAACACCAGTTTCGTGCACATATGGTTGCTGCCACTTTACAGAACATGTAACAGCTCTTTGATCGAACCTCAAAAGCTTGCCAAtccaaaatacttgcaacaccaCATAGTACCTAACATGAAAAAAGTGAAATATCAGTGCAATGTGCTCTGTACATTAACTCCTAATATGAAATGCACAGTATGTAAAATTCCAAAATTATGTGTGCACAGAAAAACTTAATTTTTTTGGAGTCTATCATATAGTTTCCTTGTCCCAATTCCCAAATAATGGCATtatgatttaaaaataaaataaccgTGCAAACACTCCAGATTAATGATGCCAATATGAAGGAAGCTGAATTGGCATTGAGCCATATAACCACATGCAAGGCATGATATATGCATTGTATTATCAGCTATTGATTGCATGATCAAACAAGCCATTGGGAAAAAAAGCTAGTTGACAGCAGATTTAGTTAAAACATGTACTCACAAACAGAAGCATCAAAGCAATATGGTATATAAtctaagaaaaatgacaaggagtTACAAAAATACAATATCAACTTTTGTTCCTCAAAGGTTAAGGATAATCATCTCGACTAAACCCCCACAAGAGTACAAGGAGTTCCTCAAAGTTAAGGATAAACAAAATGGCAGTGGAAATATAGCTGATTTGCCAGACACAGGAAGCCTAAGAAGAATAGATTCAAATGCTCGTAACCAAAATGGCAGTGGAAATCTAGCTGCAGACATAGGAAGCCTAAGAAGAAtagattcaaatgctgatgaatatGATGGAAAGGTCTGCAATATCATTGTCTTGTATAGACACGCACCCATGATTTAACACAAATGAGATAAACTTATTTCCATAAACAGGATGAACTGGATGAGCAAGATGAGGAAGATTCCGATGAGGATGATCCCAAATTTCAGCAGGACACTGCCTGTGAGTATAGGAAACTGATCACCCGTGAGTATAGGAAACTGATCACCATCCAAGCTGGCAAACCAAAAGGCCCTTTGCAGGATGCGCTAAAGGTGGATCCAGAAAAAGTCAGGCGGCTTTCTTTAAGCGAGACACAGTTAGCTAAAGTGACAACTTCTCATGGTGCTGAAGTCATAAGGTAGTTTGTATGATTCATTCCAGTGCACAAGAATACTAGAAGATTTGGTATTGAGTTGTTATAAGATCGCTTTTGTGGGTTTTATAATCTCAAAGTCTTGCTTATGCCATTGAATCTTATTCCTCTCTTTTAGTCCATAGTGATCCAGCAAGTTTATATTGTAGTCTTACAGTATCTAATGTGAaaaaatgggggggggggggggggaaggaaCTACCAGTGTTGCCAAGGTTACAGGACACACATGATAATTCAATAAAAGGCTGAATTCCGTAGCTCCGTACAAAAGATAGGCAACACATGCTATCTGTTAGTTGAAAATACAAAACCATTTATCCCTAACACTATCAACATTAACCAATCATAAGATTGCATCTCTTCAAGGTGGTTACCATAGTCACACACTTGCTGAGGAAAATTTAAATTATGTTCAAGTTCACCCAGAATAATATACTCCGTGTGTATCCAAAGGGCACGAGGGTTAATTCTTCAAACTATGATCCAATGAATGCCTAGACACATGGTGCTCAGATGGTTGCATTCAACATGTAGGTGAGATTTCAGTTCTTAACTGCCATGTGAGCCAGTAATTTCCACTTTCTTCATGTTTTTATACTCGCATAGTATTAATATGTGTGACTGCTGAGAGCAGTAAAGCATAATACGTTGGGCTTTCATTTTTCAGGGGCATGATAAAGCGCTCCGGTTGATGCAAGGATTTTTCAGAGCCAATGGGGGCTGTGGGTATGTTAAAAAACCTGACTTCTTGCTAATGACAGGTCCAAACGGGGAAGTATTCGACCCCAAAGGtagttttctagtgaagaaaacTCTTAAGGTAGGTGTATGTTTCCCAGACTTTGACAACTGAGTTTTCTAAAAAATGTTCCAATCGAGCTAGTCTAGCATATACCTAAATCAAATCTGTTGTGATGTCCTAGAAGGTAAAAGTATATATGGGAGATGGGTGGCGCATGGATTTCAGCAAGACTCATGTTGATGCGTTTTCGCCTCTAGATTTCTATACCAGGGTAAGACAACAAAGATGTTCATTTGGGACTTCTGTGTTTATAACAGTTATGACATGAAAATCATATGCTAGGATGAAGTTGTAACTAGTGGTTCGCAATCGACGTGCTCTCTGAAAACGTACAGGTAGGGATCGCTGGAGTGAAGGCAGACACTGTGAAACATACTACAGTGAGACTATGAGTTGCCATTTCTCAAGGTGTTCCATGTTCATACAACACAAAACAGATTACTAGAACCATGTTTAACTTCCAAGAACAGTTGCAATTAACAAATAGTTATGGCTTCCTCTGCTAGCtaaatatatacatcaaaatGTTCAAGTAAAATACCTTCAAGCTGTGCCACCACCTTTTGACTGCTGCAAtgacttcttgtcatccttcatcTGCAAATATATTACTAATCAGTAAAGGAGCATCAGCAGGATGCCTCAACAAACCATCTTGTGTGCGTCCTTCATCATGCCACCTTGTGTCACTTGCTGTTTTTTAGCACATAAAATACCATTGCAGCCTTTTCTTTATAGGGAAGTAACGCAGAACTTTCCTAGGAACCCTATGCACATGTTTTCCACTAGGACTACTGTTTTCTTATTTCCATCTTGGAGTATCACATTTTGGACATACATCTTTCTTCGCATGCTCCTTCCAAAACAGTATGCAATCATTCTCACATGCATGAATTTTCACATAACCAAGTCCTACACCTTTTGCCATTTTTTAGCAGCATTAAAGTTTTTAGGAAGTGATGACTCTTCAGGTAAGACATCC
The nucleotide sequence above comes from Miscanthus floridulus cultivar M001 chromosome 18, ASM1932011v1, whole genome shotgun sequence. Encoded proteins:
- the LOC136520604 gene encoding alpha-1,3-arabinosyltransferase XAT3-like, with protein sequence MKSNRNLSRAEGRRLGNVALIAFMLGSLLLLSLIRAKFYPIGKTGDAIKAEEQQVMAKESIEMATAHDAAAGAEEEEEETRSKPTDSSSGIGGLGSTAIVASDGHAERASKPVCYESSRRSDTCAAAGDVRVVGRAQTVLVSPLDREWKVKPYCRKHDAFALSHVKEWTLRPVGSEDAPRCTVNSSATAFVLSTGGFTGNLFHDYTDVLIPAFITARRYAGDVQLLVSSYKPWWTTKYLQVLQQLSRHEVVDADADTEVRCYPRVVVGPTFHRELGVDASSSPSSGGVSMPEFRAMLRDAFGLERAAAAPSGDRWDIRRRPRLLIISRRTSRRLLNERAMVDMATSLGFDVRTGDPEVSTDVGRFARLVNSADVMVGVHGDGLTNMVFLPAGAVLVQVVPYGGLEWLARGTFREPAEGMEVHYLEYVVQKDETTLTEEYGEDDPVIKDPAAIHKQGWDALKAVYLDKQNVMPHLGRLKNTFVQALKLLPHGRQTTDD